Below is a genomic region from Tepidiforma bonchosmolovskayae.
GACCAAGGTGGCCGCGCTGGAGCTGGGCCGGCACGGCATCCGGGTGAACGCCATCGGCCCGGGGCTCATCCACACCCCGGCGACCGCGCCGATGACTGCGGTGCCGGGAGTGGAGGCGGCGTTCATCGCGGAGACGGCGCTGGGGCGCGCGGGCGAACCGGAGGATGTGGCGGGGCTGGCGCTCTACCTGGCCTCGGATGTCTCCTCGCTGATGACGGGGCAGACGCTGTACATCGACGGCGGCGCGAGCCTGAAGAAGTACCCGGAGCTGTTCTCGTTCGTCGGCGGGTCCGGGTCAGGTGCGGGGTGAGGGCTGGCCTTCCCCGGGCTTTCCGGGCTGGCCAGGCCGGCCGCCGGAACCGTCCCGCCTGAAGACGCGGTCGACGAGCTGCATCCACTCCTGGTGGGCGACCTCCCAGGGGAAGTCGGGGTCGTCGGTGTGGGGCGGGTCGTAGCGGACCTGGTCCCAGTAGGCGTCGCGGGGGAAAGGCTGGGCGAACTGGCGGGCGAGGTCGCGGGCTTCGGGGGAGAGTTCGACCACATCGACGGGCTCGGCCGCAGCCGGGGGAGGGTAGCGTACGAGGGCGCTGCCGTTGCCGGGGAGGAACGGACGGTAGGCAGCGGCGCCGAGGAGGCCGGAGACCGGTCGCGTGTCCATCGAGAAGCCCCCGCAGCTGCGCGGCGGCGCAGATGCTCTACTCAGGTTTTCGCCCTAGGGAAAAACCCGCACGGGGGCAGTTCCGGGAAGGGAGGGTTGCGGGGAGGGGTCAGGGGCGGGCGACGTACTCGAGGAGCTGCATGGCGAGGCCGCCGAGCTCCGCTGCAGGGATGGCCGTGCGGATGGTGCCGGGAATGACGCCGGGCTCGGGCGGCGGGCAGGTGAAGCCGCGCTCGCGGGCGAGCGCAGCGGCGACCTCGAGGGGGCCTTCGACCTCCCAGGCGGCAACCGGGAGGAGCGCCGGGGAACGGCCTGCGAGCGGGCTCCCGGGGCCGGCCGGCGCGAGGAGTTCCAGGATGGCATCGCCGCAGCGCAGCTGGCGGATGACGAGCGCCGGCGTGGTGATCTCGCCGACGGCCTGGAGCCCGAGGAGGTCGACCCAGGTGCGGGTTGCGGCCTCGAGGTCGGGCGCGAGGACGGCGAGGTGGTCGAGACGGCGCAAGGGGAAGGTGTGCTCGAAGCGGCCAAGGGCGCGGGAGCGGGCGTAGCGGGCCTCGAAGCCACCGGGGTAGCTGACCAGGAGGAGCGGGAACGGGATGAACGGCAGGCCGCGTACGACGGCGGCGTCGACGAGGAGGCGACCGTCGTCGGCGCGGACGGCAGAGCGGTCGATTTCGGCGCCGGCGGCGGACAGGCGGACGAGGGCAGCGTCGAGGTCGGCGGCGGCGAAGGCGACGGAGGCGAGGCCGCCGCCGCGTTCGAGGGTTTCGCGGTAGTGGCGGCGGGCGGGCGGCAGGAGGGCGGGGTCCTCGATGGCGAGGAGCTCGAGGTAGACGAAGCGGGCGGCATCGGGCCCGATGAAGGCAGCGCGGTTGGCGGTGCCGAGGCCGGCGTGCGCGGTGCGCGCGGTAAGGACGAGGCCGAGGCGCTCGAAGGCGGCAGCGGCGGCGTTGGGGTCGGCAACGGGCAGGATGAGGTGGTCGATGCGGGTGAGCACCGGTGGAGTGTAGCGGGCCGGGTTGGTCCGATGGGGGCGGCCGGGGGAAACTGAAACGACGGTTGCGCGTTTTGTGCTATCGGTGGAGGTGCGATGACCCGGCCTGCGAGCGCACGGACTGCGGTGACGGCGGCCCTGACCGGGGACCCGCTCTGGTACAAGGACGCGGTGATCTATGAACTGCACGTACGGGCGTTCCACGACGGGAACGGCGACGGCATCGGCGACTTCCCGGGGCTGACGCAGAAGCTGGACTACCTGCAGGAGCTGGGGGTGACGGCGATCTGGCTCCTGCCGTTCTATGAGTCGCCGCTCCGGGACGACGGGTACGACATCGCCGATTACCGGAAGATTCACCCGGCGTACGGGACGCTGCGCGACTTCAAGGACTTCCTGCGGGAGGCGCATGCGCGGGGGCTGCGGGTGATTACGGAGCTGGTGATCAACCACACGAGCGACCAGCACCCGTGGTTCCAGCGAGCGCGGCGGGCGCCGAAGGGGAGCGTCTACCGGAACTACTACGTCTGGAGCGACACGGCGACGGAGTACGCGGACGCCCGGATCATCTTCAAGGATTTCGAGCGTTCGAACTGGACGTGGGACCCGGTCGCCGGGCAGTACTACTGGCACCGGTTCTATTCGCACCAGCCGGATTTGAACTTCGAGAACCCGCGGGTGCGGCGGGAGATTTTCGACGTGGCGGACTTTTGGCTGGAGCTGGGGGTCGACGGGTTCCGGCTGGACGCGGTGCCGTACCTGTTCGAGGCGGAGGGGACAAGCTGCGAGAACCTGCCTCAGACGCACGCGTTCCTGAAGGAGCTGCGGGCGCATGTGGACGCGAAGTTCCCGGGGAGGATGCTGCTGGCCGAGGCGAACCAGTGGCCGGAGGACGCGGTGGCGTACTTCGGGGAGGGGGACGAGTGCCACATGGCGTTCCACTTCCCGCTGATGCCGCGGCTGTTCATGTCGGTGCGGATGGAGGACCGGTTCCCGACGACGGAGATCCTGGAGCAGACGCCGCCAATTCCGGAGACGTGCCAGTGGGCGCTCTTTTTGCGGAACCACGACGAGCTGACGCTCGAGATGGTGACGGACGAGGAGCGGGACTACATGTACCGGGTGTACGCGGCCGAGGACCGTGCGCGGGTGAACCTCGGGATCCGGCGTCGGCTGGCGCCGCTGCTGGCGAATAACCGGCGGCTGATCGAGCTGCTGAACGCGCTGCTGTTCTCGCTCAAGGGGACGCCGGTCATTTACTACGGCGACGAGATCGGGATGGGGGACAACATCTACCTCGGCGACCGGGACAGCGTGCGGACGCCGATGCAGTGGAGCGCGGACCGGAATGCGGGGTTTTCGCGGGCGAACCCGCAGAAGCTGTACCTGCCGGTGATCATCGACCCGGAATACCACTACGAGTCGGTGAATGTGGATGCGCAGCAGGCGAACCCGTCGTCGCTGCTGTGGTGGATGCGGCGGCTGATCGGGCTGCGGCGCCGGCACCCGGCGTTTGCACGGGGGCGCCTGCAGTTTGTGGAGTGCGACAACCACCGGGTGCTGGCGTTCGTGCGGGAGTACGAAGGGGAGCGGGTGCTGGTGGTGGCGAACCTTTCGCGGTTTGCGCAGGCGGCGCACCTCTCGCTGGGGGCGTACGCGGGTGCGGAGCCGGTGGAGCTGTTCGGGCACGGCCGGTTCCCTCGGGTTGGAAGCGAGCCGTACTTCCTGTCGCTGGGGCCGCACTCGTTTTTCTGGTTCGAGCTGGCGACGCCGGGGCCGGACGGACGGCCTGAGCCGACGCTGCCGGAGCTGCGGGTGGCCGCGAGTCCGGAGGAGCTGTTCGACGGGCGGCGGGATGCGCTGGACGCCGTGCTCGCGGAGTACGTGCCGGCGCGGAGGTGGTTCGGCGGGCTGACGCGCCGGCCGCGGCGGGTGCGGGTCGTGGACCGGGTGCCGCTGCGGGCGCGAGGGGCGCCGCCGACGGTGTTTGCGG
It encodes:
- the treS gene encoding maltose alpha-D-glucosyltransferase, coding for MTRPASARTAVTAALTGDPLWYKDAVIYELHVRAFHDGNGDGIGDFPGLTQKLDYLQELGVTAIWLLPFYESPLRDDGYDIADYRKIHPAYGTLRDFKDFLREAHARGLRVITELVINHTSDQHPWFQRARRAPKGSVYRNYYVWSDTATEYADARIIFKDFERSNWTWDPVAGQYYWHRFYSHQPDLNFENPRVRREIFDVADFWLELGVDGFRLDAVPYLFEAEGTSCENLPQTHAFLKELRAHVDAKFPGRMLLAEANQWPEDAVAYFGEGDECHMAFHFPLMPRLFMSVRMEDRFPTTEILEQTPPIPETCQWALFLRNHDELTLEMVTDEERDYMYRVYAAEDRARVNLGIRRRLAPLLANNRRLIELLNALLFSLKGTPVIYYGDEIGMGDNIYLGDRDSVRTPMQWSADRNAGFSRANPQKLYLPVIIDPEYHYESVNVDAQQANPSSLLWWMRRLIGLRRRHPAFARGRLQFVECDNHRVLAFVREYEGERVLVVANLSRFAQAAHLSLGAYAGAEPVELFGHGRFPRVGSEPYFLSLGPHSFFWFELATPGPDGRPEPTLPELRVAASPEELFDGRRDALDAVLAEYVPARRWFGGLTRRPRRVRVVDRVPLRARGAPPTVFAVVQVEYEQGEPDRFGLLLSVVPEERRPAVEAAANWAVVALAVSAAGERWAVVDGLALPEVCAALPGLFRSRSRLAGERGGLVFVPEPGVRLNGVEGTPAVSRAEQSNTSVHFPGRFVFKAIRRIEAGTHPQVELGELLAKTRAASMVPKLAGRVEYVQEGVRPAVVGIVEVAVPHQYDGWTFATGQLERMLEEVAAARLEPPRVSESDHPLTCGPEPAELAAYAGPWLEFAGTLGRRTAELHAALAGIDHPDFLPERYTPFYQRALAQGLRVQARRALRALRRCMDALPAEAVELAGLVLEKEDAFVGRLQQVGTRKLEGLRIRVHGDLHLGQVLVAGREPVFIDFEGEPARSLGERRLRRSPLRDVAGMVRSFHYASRAALREVIEGHAAGTGTDLERWALGWYLWTARAYLEGYLAVARASGLPGGSPEEQRFLLDTFVLDKAFYELAYELDHRPGWAEIPLRGLLLSAAQEGL
- a CDS encoding VOC family protein produces the protein MLTRIDHLILPVADPNAAAAAFERLGLVLTARTAHAGLGTANRAAFIGPDAARFVYLELLAIEDPALLPPARRHYRETLERGGGLASVAFAAADLDAALVRLSAAGAEIDRSAVRADDGRLLVDAAVVRGLPFIPFPLLLVSYPGGFEARYARSRALGRFEHTFPLRRLDHLAVLAPDLEAATRTWVDLLGLQAVGEITTPALVIRQLRCGDAILELLAPAGPGSPLAGRSPALLPVAAWEVEGPLEVAAALARERGFTCPPPEPGVIPGTIRTAIPAAELGGLAMQLLEYVARP